Genomic DNA from Paenibacillus donghaensis:
ATTGTTCGAATTGGGTCATTTTCTCGCCAATATATTTGAAGCCAGTGAGCGTATTGAACACCGTCGCACCATAATGCGATGCTACTGCGGCACCCATTTCGCTGGTTACGATCGTCTTCACAACCGCGCCGTTGCTTGGCAGCTTGCCTTGTTCCTGCAGGCGGCTCAAATAATAATGGATCATCAGCGCGCCGGATTGATTGCCGGAGAGTACAACGAATTTGCCTTCGTTATCACGAACCACAGCACCCATCCGGTCAGCATCAGGATCTGTGCCGATCAGCAGGTCGGCATTCAGCTCCTCACCAAGCTTCATAGCCAGCGTGAAGGCCTCACGCTCCTCTGGGTTGGGCGATTTCACTGTGGAGAATTCAGAATCCGGCTGCTCTTGCTCAGGCACAACATGAACCGCTGTGAACCCGATCTTGGAAAGCACCTGGCGAACCGGAAGATTCCCGGTGCCATGCAGTGGAGTGTAGACGATTCTGAAATCACGGCCGAGACTGGCAGCAATCTCTTCACTAGCCAAGCTGACTGCAGCCACAGTATCTGTAAATGCTTCATCAGCTGCGTCGTCCAACCAGTGCAGCAAGCCCTGGCTCTCTGCTTCTTCCTGCGACAGACGTTTCACACCGTCAAACGGGTCCACCTCTAATATGTAGGAAATGACCTCCTCCGCTTCATGCGGCACAAGCTGGCCCCCATCCGAGTTATATACCTTGTAGCCGTTGTATTCAGGCGGGTTATGGCTGGCGGTAATCACAATGCCCCCAGTGGCCTTAAGATGACGTACGCTGAAGGACAGCTGCGGAGTGGAACGCAGCGAACGGAACAGATAGGTCTCAATCCCGTTGGCGGCCAGCACCAGTGCAGCCTCGAGCGTGAATTCAGGAGAGAAACGCCGCGAATCATGGGCGATGACCACGGAAGGTCTGCCTTCTGATACAGGCTGCTCCAGAATGAAGTTAGCGAAGCCTTGCGTCGCTCTGCCTACTGTATATTTGTTCATCCGGTTGCTGCCTGCTCCAATAATTCCGCGCAGTCCGCCTGTGCCAAATTCCAGATCTCTATAGAAACGTTCCTCCAGTTCCTTCGGCTGATCCTTCAGAGCGTTCAGCTCAGCTTTGGTTTCAGTATCCACAGCAGGGTTCTCCAGCCATCTTGTTAAGGTCTCAGCGGCTTTTGGGCTTAATTCAGTCATAACAAATCTCCCCTTCTCCAAATATGTTATAGAAACAGTGCGCTAGCTAAGTGCAAACATAATTTCTCCGGAAGCAACCACCTTGCCATCCACCTTGGCCGAAGCCTGACCCTTGCCGATGCTGCCCTTGAGACGGGTGATCTCTACTTCGAGCGTGAGCGTATCTCCGGGAACGACCTGCCCCCGGAAACGGAAGCCATCCAGTCCAGCCAGGAATCCGATCTTGCCCTTGTTGGCCTCTAGTCCAAGAATGGCAACCGCGCCCACCTGAGCCAGCGCCTCTGTGATCAACACGCCAGGCATAACGGGATAACCGGGGAAATGTCCGGTGAAAAAGGGTTCGTTAATCGTTACATTTTTGATGCCCACAGCCCGTTTGCCCATTTCGATCTCGGTAATTCTGTCAACCAGCAGAAATGGGGGCCGATGGGGTATGATTTCTTGAATTTGTTTAATATCCAGCATGATGATGTAACTCCTTTCGGATCGAACCGGTGCTTAATGACCGGCTGCCAAGGTATGGATTGGTTTTATTCTTTACCGCCTGCATAAATTTAGGCAGGTTCGGCAAAAACTATAATTATCCTTCACCACTGCAGAAGTGGAGGTTGAGATAAGGGGCTTTCTCCACCGCACGCGGCAGCATGGCGGGGAGGGCCCTTTTTGCTGCCCTAAGCCCCCCATCATTATACATTTTTCAGTATAAAAAAGAAAACTCCCCTGCACAACAAGGGAGTTTATAAAACAAGCTATTCAGGGAGCAAACACCAGATCGTAAACATGTTTCCATGTGCTCCACTGCAGAACATCACTAAATTCTCTTTTGCCTACGATGACATAACCGGCGACCAGGCCGCCTCCCAGCGCCGCCACAAGCAGCAAGGGGATCAGGAACCACTGGGTTATGCTCCACTTCGAAATCCCACGCTTTCGCTCCTGCTTCTGCGTGTCATCAGGCTTAGACT
This window encodes:
- a CDS encoding phospho-sugar mutase, which translates into the protein MTELSPKAAETLTRWLENPAVDTETKAELNALKDQPKELEERFYRDLEFGTGGLRGIIGAGSNRMNKYTVGRATQGFANFILEQPVSEGRPSVVIAHDSRRFSPEFTLEAALVLAANGIETYLFRSLRSTPQLSFSVRHLKATGGIVITASHNPPEYNGYKVYNSDGGQLVPHEAEEVISYILEVDPFDGVKRLSQEEAESQGLLHWLDDAADEAFTDTVAAVSLASEEIAASLGRDFRIVYTPLHGTGNLPVRQVLSKIGFTAVHVVPEQEQPDSEFSTVKSPNPEEREAFTLAMKLGEELNADLLIGTDPDADRMGAVVRDNEGKFVVLSGNQSGALMIHYYLSRLQEQGKLPSNGAVVKTIVTSEMGAAVASHYGATVFNTLTGFKYIGEKMTQFEQSGDYTYLFGYEESYGYLAGNYARDKDAVLAAMLIAEAGAYYKAQGKTLYDVLQGLYEQFGYFLESLESRTLKGKDGVAQIQGIMNEWRSNPPQKIAGLAVSEIQDYALGLNGLPKENVLKYLLADGSWFCLRPSGTEPKIKVYFAVVGESLQNAKDKVAALSKQVMARVDGE
- a CDS encoding DNA-directed RNA polymerase subunit beta, coding for MSTQEKSKPDDTQKQERKRGISKWSITQWFLIPLLLVAALGGGLVAGYVIVGKREFSDVLQWSTWKHVYDLVFAP
- the fabZ gene encoding 3-hydroxyacyl-ACP dehydratase FabZ — its product is MLDIKQIQEIIPHRPPFLLVDRITEIEMGKRAVGIKNVTINEPFFTGHFPGYPVMPGVLITEALAQVGAVAILGLEANKGKIGFLAGLDGFRFRGQVVPGDTLTLEVEITRLKGSIGKGQASAKVDGKVVASGEIMFALS